A single region of the Candidatus Reconcilbacillus cellulovorans genome encodes:
- a CDS encoding FMN reductase (NADPH), with protein MPTVAAISGAPAETSRVNGLIGYARRKLEENGVSVRTIQVTALPHSDLLLGKSDGAPIREAVDSTTLADGVIVASPVYKATYSGILKTFLDLLPPKGLSGKPVLPLFVGGTIAHLLAIDFGLKPVLSVLGARCLLQGVYAVDDQVAREGDGVFRIAEEVRARLDESVDELLRFLPAAVKSPAS; from the coding sequence ATGCCGACGGTCGCCGCCATCTCCGGCGCCCCGGCCGAAACGTCGAGGGTGAACGGGTTGATCGGCTACGCGCGCCGCAAACTGGAAGAAAACGGAGTTTCGGTTCGGACCATTCAGGTCACCGCGTTGCCGCATTCCGATCTTCTGCTCGGAAAAAGCGACGGCGCCCCGATCCGGGAAGCCGTCGATTCGACGACCCTTGCCGACGGGGTGATCGTCGCCAGCCCGGTGTACAAGGCGACATATTCCGGCATTCTCAAGACGTTCCTGGACTTGCTGCCGCCGAAAGGACTCAGCGGCAAGCCGGTGTTGCCGCTGTTCGTCGGCGGAACGATCGCTCACCTTCTGGCGATCGACTTCGGGCTGAAACCGGTGTTGTCGGTGCTCGGCGCCCGATGTCTCCTTCAGGGCGTCTATGCGGTCGACGACCAGGTCGCGCGCGAGGGAGACGGCGTTTTCCGGATTGCTGAAGAGGTTCGCGCGCGTCTGGACGAATCCGTCGACGAGTTGCTCCGATTTTTGCCGGCGGCGGTAAAATCGCCGGCCTCGTAA
- a CDS encoding alpha/beta hydrolase, whose protein sequence is MERSIAIRSGDMTLSGVLHTPSSADQAGNKGRRPFVLICHGFVGNKIGANRLFVKAARALCAAGHSVLRFDFGGCGESTGEYGSTGLGSMIEQTRHVLDYAFSADWVDPERVAVLGHSLGGAVALLAAARDRRIRALILWSPVAHPLHDIVQIVGRHVYERCKAEGAADYLGYRLTAAFFESLEQFQPFQEARKFFGDVLLVHGTSDEVIPVDYSFLYQKAFWLRGEGSCEKEIILQADHTFSSSEACHRAISRTVEWLGALAARKREWNDWTI, encoded by the coding sequence ATGGAGCGATCGATTGCGATCCGAAGCGGCGACATGACGCTGTCCGGTGTTTTGCACACCCCGTCTTCCGCCGATCAAGCGGGAAACAAGGGTCGGCGGCCGTTCGTTCTCATTTGTCACGGGTTCGTCGGTAACAAAATCGGGGCCAACCGGTTGTTCGTCAAAGCGGCGCGTGCGCTGTGCGCGGCGGGACATTCGGTTTTGCGTTTTGATTTCGGCGGTTGCGGCGAGAGTACGGGAGAGTACGGTTCGACCGGGCTCGGATCGATGATCGAGCAGACCCGGCATGTGCTGGACTACGCGTTTTCCGCCGATTGGGTCGATCCCGAGCGCGTTGCGGTGCTCGGCCACAGCCTCGGCGGCGCGGTCGCCCTGCTCGCCGCGGCAAGAGACCGGAGAATCCGCGCGCTGATCCTCTGGTCGCCGGTCGCGCATCCGCTGCACGACATCGTCCAGATCGTCGGCCGGCACGTTTATGAGCGGTGCAAGGCGGAAGGCGCCGCGGATTACCTTGGCTATCGCCTGACGGCGGCGTTTTTCGAGTCGCTGGAACAATTCCAGCCGTTTCAGGAAGCGAGGAAGTTTTTCGGCGACGTGTTGCTGGTCCACGGCACGTCGGACGAAGTGATTCCGGTCGATTACAGCTTTCTTTATCAAAAAGCGTTTTGGCTTCGGGGGGAAGGTTCCTGTGAAAAAGAAATCATCCTCCAGGCCGACCATACGTTTTCGTCGTCCGAAGCTTGCCATCGCGCGATTTCCCGCACGGTGGAATGGCTGGGCGCTTTGGCGGCGCGAAAAAGGGAATGGAACGACTGGACGATTTGA
- a CDS encoding sulfonate ABC transporter substrate-binding protein, producing MNRRNRIKRTWATIALVASAVLAVSGCGSAKSAAIGAKNGSAATAENRVSATPSALPTNVPTDGTSAPGAAKIRIGYQKYGTLSILKADGGLEKKLNERGVKVEWTEFPGGPQLLEALNAGSIDVGHTGEAPPIFAQAAGAPLVYLAHEPPSPKSEAIVVPKDSPIRTVADLKGKTIVLNKGSNVHYLLVKLLEKNGLSYHHDIQVKFLPPADARVAFEKGNVDAWVIWDPFLAAAQTGTDARILADGTDLVSNHEFYLAARPFAEQHPDLVDLLLREVDRIDTWAREHPREVAEKLSPQLGIDAASLELAAKRRPYGIQPIDETIVRAQQQIADTFLALGLIPKAIDVREALLRK from the coding sequence ATGAACAGACGTAATCGGATCAAACGGACTTGGGCGACGATCGCGCTCGTCGCGTCGGCGGTGCTGGCGGTTTCCGGCTGCGGATCGGCTAAAAGCGCCGCGATCGGCGCCAAAAACGGTTCGGCGGCGACGGCGGAAAACCGCGTTTCGGCGACGCCTTCGGCGTTGCCGACCAATGTGCCGACGGACGGAACGTCCGCTCCGGGAGCGGCAAAAATCCGCATCGGCTACCAGAAGTACGGTACGCTCAGCATTTTGAAGGCCGACGGCGGTCTCGAAAAGAAACTGAACGAACGCGGCGTCAAGGTCGAATGGACGGAGTTCCCCGGCGGGCCGCAGCTCTTGGAGGCGCTCAACGCCGGCAGCATCGACGTCGGCCATACGGGCGAGGCGCCGCCGATCTTCGCCCAAGCGGCCGGGGCGCCGCTCGTCTACCTCGCCCACGAGCCGCCGAGTCCGAAAAGCGAGGCGATCGTCGTGCCGAAAGATTCGCCGATCCGCACGGTGGCCGATCTGAAAGGGAAAACGATCGTTCTGAACAAAGGTTCGAACGTGCATTATCTTTTGGTGAAGCTTCTGGAAAAGAACGGGCTGTCCTATCATCACGACATACAGGTCAAGTTTTTGCCGCCGGCGGATGCCCGGGTCGCGTTTGAGAAAGGCAACGTCGATGCCTGGGTCATCTGGGATCCGTTCCTCGCCGCGGCACAGACGGGTACCGATGCACGCATCTTGGCCGACGGCACCGACCTCGTATCGAACCACGAGTTTTATTTAGCGGCGCGGCCGTTTGCGGAACAACATCCCGATCTTGTCGATCTGTTGCTCCGGGAGGTCGACCGCATCGACACCTGGGCGCGCGAACATCCCAGGGAGGTGGCGGAGAAGCTGTCGCCGCAGCTCGGCATCGACGCCGCATCGCTCGAACTCGCCGCGAAACGCCGGCCTTACGGCATACAACCAATCGACGAGACGATTGTGCGTGCCCAGCAACAGATCGCCGACACGTTTTTGGCGCTCGGGCTCATTCCGAAGGCGATCGACGTTCGCGAAGCGCTTTTGAGGAAGTAA
- a CDS encoding alkanesulfonate monooxygenase, FMNH(2)-dependent, translated as MRVFWFIPTHGDGRYLGTRYGARAVDAAYMRQIAEAADRLGYEGVLIPTGSSCEDPWVAASTLIPVTRRLKFLIALRPGLMSPTLAARMAATFDRLSGGRLLINVVAGGDPVELAGDGLFLDHDERYRLTDEFLHVWRRQMAGETVHFEGSHVRVRGGRVLYPPIQQPHPPLWFGGSSPAAHEVAARHADVYLTWGEPPRDVSEKIADVSSRAEAQGRSVRFGLRLHVIVRETDEEAWQAASDLIRHLDDETIAKAQQVFARFDSVGQKRMVRLHGGSRASLEISPNLWAGVGLVRGGAGTALVGSPATVAARMREYADLGIETFILSGYPHLEEAYRVAELLFPQLPIERPAIDEGPTSVSPFGELIANEFRPDLKTSAH; from the coding sequence ATGCGCGTGTTCTGGTTTATTCCGACGCACGGCGACGGGCGGTATCTCGGTACGCGTTACGGCGCCCGGGCGGTAGACGCGGCGTATATGCGGCAAATCGCGGAAGCGGCCGACCGGCTCGGTTACGAAGGGGTTCTGATTCCGACGGGAAGTTCCTGCGAGGATCCCTGGGTCGCGGCGTCTACGCTTATCCCCGTCACGCGGCGGTTGAAGTTTCTGATCGCCCTGAGGCCGGGTCTGATGTCGCCGACGCTCGCGGCCAGGATGGCGGCGACGTTCGACCGATTGTCTGGCGGTCGGCTGCTGATCAACGTCGTGGCCGGCGGCGATCCTGTAGAACTGGCCGGCGACGGGCTGTTTCTCGACCACGACGAGCGTTACCGGCTGACCGACGAATTTTTGCACGTGTGGCGTCGGCAAATGGCCGGGGAAACGGTTCATTTCGAAGGCTCGCACGTGCGTGTCCGCGGCGGCAGGGTGTTGTATCCTCCGATCCAACAGCCGCATCCACCGCTCTGGTTCGGAGGGTCCTCGCCGGCGGCACACGAGGTCGCGGCGCGGCATGCCGACGTTTATCTGACGTGGGGAGAACCCCCGCGCGACGTGTCGGAAAAAATCGCCGACGTCTCGTCAAGAGCGGAGGCGCAAGGACGAAGCGTCCGGTTCGGACTTCGCCTCCACGTCATCGTCCGGGAGACAGACGAAGAAGCCTGGCAGGCCGCAAGCGACCTGATCCGGCATCTCGACGACGAGACGATCGCCAAGGCCCAGCAGGTGTTCGCACGGTTCGATTCGGTCGGCCAGAAGCGGATGGTCCGCCTGCACGGCGGCAGCCGCGCCTCGCTGGAAATCAGTCCGAATCTGTGGGCCGGCGTCGGACTCGTCCGCGGCGGGGCCGGTACGGCGCTCGTCGGCAGTCCCGCGACGGTGGCGGCCAGGATGCGGGAATACGCCGACCTCGGCATCGAGACGTTTATTCTGTCGGGATATCCTCATCTTGAAGAGGCTTATCGGGTCGCCGAGCTTCTGTTCCCGCAGTTGCCGATCGAACGGCCGGCGATCGACGAGGGGCCAACTTCCGTCAGCCCGTTCGGCGAACTGATCGCTAACGAATTCAGGCCGGATCTGAAAACGTCGGCACACTGA
- the ssuC gene encoding alkanesulfonate transporter permease subunit (part of the ABC type transport system for alkanesulfonate SsuABC; SsuB the ATP-binding subunit and SsuC the permease), whose translation MRRFVRRKMGLFLPWLIPAGVVALWQLLGDFGLIPERTLPTPVKVAIAGVRLLLNGELVHAIGVSAVRALTGFAIGGSIGFTLGLLNGVMPIFARLTDSTVQMIRNIPHLALIPLVIAWFGIGERAKIFLVALGVLFPIYINTLHGIRSVDPGLIEMGRVYGLRGWELHRKVVLPGALPSVLVGVRFSLGFMWLTLIVAETIAADSGIGYTAMNAREFFQLDVVVLCILLYALLGKLSDLIAKGLEKRWLKWHPHFGVRSSSTTPS comes from the coding sequence ATGCGCCGGTTCGTCCGTAGAAAGATGGGGTTGTTTTTGCCGTGGCTCATTCCGGCCGGTGTCGTCGCCCTCTGGCAATTGCTCGGCGATTTCGGCCTGATTCCGGAACGCACGCTGCCGACGCCCGTGAAAGTCGCGATCGCAGGAGTCAGGCTACTTCTGAACGGAGAACTGGTCCACGCCATCGGCGTCAGTGCCGTGCGGGCATTAACCGGTTTTGCGATCGGCGGGTCGATCGGTTTTACGCTGGGGCTGCTGAACGGCGTCATGCCGATCTTCGCCCGACTGACCGATTCCACCGTTCAAATGATCCGCAACATCCCGCATTTGGCGCTCATTCCACTCGTCATCGCCTGGTTCGGGATCGGGGAGCGGGCGAAAATTTTTCTCGTAGCGCTCGGCGTGCTGTTTCCGATTTACATCAACACCCTGCACGGCATCCGGTCCGTCGATCCCGGACTGATCGAAATGGGAAGGGTTTACGGTCTGCGCGGATGGGAGTTGCACCGCAAAGTCGTCCTGCCGGGCGCGTTGCCCTCGGTATTAGTCGGCGTCCGGTTTTCGCTCGGGTTCATGTGGCTGACGCTGATCGTCGCCGAAACGATCGCGGCGGACTCCGGCATCGGCTATACGGCGATGAACGCGCGGGAATTTTTCCAATTGGACGTCGTCGTCCTCTGTATTTTGCTCTATGCCCTGCTCGGCAAATTGTCCGACCTGATCGCCAAGGGTCTGGAAAAGAGGTGGTTAAAATGGCATCCGCATTTTGGCGTTCGGTCTTCGTCGACGACGCCGTCGTGA
- the ssuB gene encoding aliphatic sulfonate ABC transporter ATP-binding protein (part of the ABC type transport system SsuABC for aliphatic sulfonates; with SsuA being the periplasmic substrate-binding subunit, SsuB the ATP-binding subunit and SsuC the permease) — translation MVDVSKRFAEKEVLRNVRLSIAGGEFVAIVGRSGCGKSTLLRLIAGLDRPTGGVLYRDAVPVDGIDPDTRIMFQDARLLPWKTVLDNVCIGVPRWKAAAAKAKAYAVLQQVGLEDRADDWPSVLSGGQRQRVALARALVGAPRLLLFDEPLGALDALTRIEMQRLIERLWRQHGFTAVLVTHDVSEAVALADRVVLIEKGKVALDLRITLARPRVRDSGFAHFERLILERVMQSDQDHIEPQEYEI, via the coding sequence CTGGTCGACGTTTCGAAACGTTTCGCGGAAAAAGAAGTGTTGCGCAATGTCCGGTTGTCGATCGCCGGCGGGGAATTCGTGGCGATCGTCGGCCGCAGCGGTTGCGGCAAAAGCACGCTGCTTCGGCTGATCGCCGGGCTGGATCGGCCGACGGGCGGCGTGCTGTACCGGGACGCTGTGCCGGTCGACGGGATCGATCCGGACACGCGCATCATGTTTCAGGACGCCCGCCTTTTGCCTTGGAAGACCGTGCTCGACAATGTATGCATCGGCGTCCCGCGTTGGAAAGCCGCGGCGGCGAAAGCGAAAGCTTATGCGGTGCTTCAGCAGGTCGGCCTGGAGGATCGCGCGGACGACTGGCCGTCGGTTCTTTCCGGCGGCCAGCGCCAACGCGTCGCCTTGGCGCGCGCGCTTGTCGGGGCTCCACGGCTGCTCTTGTTCGATGAGCCGCTCGGAGCGCTCGATGCGTTGACGCGCATCGAGATGCAGCGGCTGATCGAACGGCTGTGGCGGCAGCACGGTTTTACGGCGGTACTGGTTACTCACGACGTCAGCGAAGCGGTGGCGCTGGCGGATCGCGTGGTGCTGATCGAGAAAGGAAAGGTAGCTTTGGATTTGCGGATTACGCTCGCCCGACCGCGTGTGCGGGACAGCGGGTTTGCGCATTTCGAGCGGTTGATTCTGGAGAGAGTGATGCAGTCAGATCAAGACCATATAGAACCACAAGAATACGAAATTTGA
- a CDS encoding fumarate reductase/succinate dehydrogenase flavoprotein subunit → MQTRIYETDVLIVGGGTAGTMAAIKAKQENPGLHVLVLDKADIRRSGAIAMGMDGLNNAVIPGKATPEEYTLEITEANDGIIDQRAVYRQAVECYDIVRELDSWGVDFEKDEKGDYRVYRVHRKGRYVLPMPKASDLKLILAKKVKQMKAQAINRVMATRLLTRGNQAIGALGLDVITGDFVIVKAKAVVLTAGAAGRMGLTDSGYLYSTYENPANSGDGFAMAYHAGAELTGIECYQINPTMKDYNGPACAYVAGPFGAYTANYRGERVTGCDYWSGELIMTMWKLANQGQWPLFLKMTHLDEASIAKIESILHSNERPSRDRFHQGRGKNYRNDMVELHFSEVGLCSGHSAAGVLVNHEAETSMAGLYAAGDMACVPHQYLLGALTFGKIAGVNAARFAASQPGYEPDPAQIEAERERMFRPLQNPDGVPHHQVEYKIRRIVTQYLMPPKTMTKLEIGLERILHFRRVDLNLLGARDPHELGRALEVHSIVDCAEMMARASMFRKESRWGFYHYFLDYPERDDKNWLKRVVVRKGKNGKMEVYTKEVPPYILFPHLESESVGGGELLS, encoded by the coding sequence ATGCAGACCCGCATCTACGAAACGGATGTGCTGATTGTCGGCGGTGGAACGGCGGGAACCATGGCGGCTATTAAAGCGAAACAAGAAAACCCCGGATTACACGTGCTCGTGTTGGATAAAGCCGATATCCGTCGAAGCGGAGCGATCGCCATGGGCATGGACGGCCTGAACAATGCCGTCATCCCGGGAAAAGCGACTCCCGAAGAATATACACTTGAAATCACCGAAGCCAACGACGGCATCATCGATCAGCGGGCCGTTTACCGGCAAGCGGTGGAATGTTACGACATCGTTCGGGAACTTGATTCATGGGGAGTCGATTTCGAGAAAGACGAAAAGGGCGATTACCGAGTCTACCGGGTCCACCGCAAGGGACGCTACGTCCTGCCGATGCCGAAAGCAAGCGACTTGAAACTGATTCTGGCCAAAAAGGTCAAGCAAATGAAAGCTCAAGCCATCAACCGCGTAATGGCGACACGCCTGCTGACGCGCGGCAATCAGGCCATCGGCGCGCTGGGGCTCGATGTCATCACCGGCGATTTTGTCATCGTCAAGGCGAAAGCCGTTGTCCTGACTGCCGGAGCGGCGGGCCGCATGGGCTTGACCGATTCGGGATACCTCTACAGCACCTATGAAAATCCGGCAAACTCGGGCGACGGATTTGCCATGGCATACCATGCCGGAGCCGAATTGACGGGAATCGAATGTTATCAGATCAATCCGACCATGAAGGATTACAACGGCCCCGCCTGCGCATACGTGGCCGGCCCGTTCGGCGCATACACCGCCAACTATAGAGGGGAACGGGTCACGGGATGCGATTACTGGAGCGGCGAACTGATCATGACCATGTGGAAACTGGCCAATCAAGGTCAATGGCCGCTGTTTTTGAAAATGACCCATCTCGACGAGGCATCGATCGCCAAAATCGAATCCATTCTTCATTCGAACGAACGACCGAGCCGCGATCGTTTCCATCAAGGACGTGGAAAAAACTACCGGAATGACATGGTCGAACTGCACTTCTCCGAAGTCGGACTATGCAGCGGCCACAGCGCGGCCGGAGTGTTGGTCAACCACGAGGCGGAAACGTCCATGGCAGGCCTATATGCCGCCGGAGATATGGCCTGCGTTCCCCATCAATACTTACTGGGAGCGCTGACTTTTGGAAAAATCGCAGGTGTCAACGCAGCTCGGTTCGCTGCCAGCCAGCCGGGGTATGAACCGGATCCGGCACAAATCGAGGCGGAACGGGAGCGGATGTTTCGGCCGCTTCAAAATCCGGACGGAGTCCCCCATCACCAGGTAGAGTACAAAATCCGTCGCATCGTCACGCAATACTTAATGCCGCCGAAAACCATGACCAAACTGGAAATCGGCCTGGAAAGAATTCTCCATTTCCGCCGTGTCGATCTGAACCTGCTTGGCGCGCGCGATCCGCACGAACTGGGCAGGGCGCTGGAAGTTCACAGTATCGTAGACTGTGCGGAAATGATGGCAAGAGCGTCGATGTTCCGCAAAGAGAGTCGATGGGGATTTTATCACTATTTTCTCGATTATCCAGAACGTGACGACAAGAACTGGTTAAAACGCGTCGTCGTTCGAAAAGGAAAAAATGGTAAGATGGAAGTTTATACGAAAGAAGTTCCTCCATACATTTTGTTTCCCCATTTGGAATCAGAATCGGTCGGAGGAGGGGAACTGCTGTCATGA
- a CDS encoding 4Fe-4S ferredoxin, with translation MSFSAHVSPRLITQRVEASVIIDRDKCIGCGICVQVCPMGILALDHEGKAYMKYDESWYCTPCQTDCPVDAVRVHLPYLIR, from the coding sequence ATGAGCTTCTCCGCGCACGTTTCGCCCCGTTTGATCACTCAGCGCGTCGAAGCCAGCGTCATCATCGACCGCGATAAGTGTATCGGCTGCGGCATATGCGTTCAAGTTTGTCCGATGGGCATTCTGGCTCTCGATCATGAAGGCAAGGCTTACATGAAATATGACGAAAGCTGGTACTGTACGCCTTGCCAAACGGATTGCCCTGTCGATGCGGTCCGGGTGCACTTGCCGTATTTGATCCGGTGA
- a CDS encoding pilus assembly protein HicB, whose amino-acid sequence MPKYVYPAIFDPNELGGYTVTFPDLPGCVTEGDTLEEALKMAAEAMALHLYGMERDGDEIPPPSDPSKVRLPEDADKGAFVTLIQARTEPIRDELMNRSVKKTLTIPKWLNDEAEKEGINFSQVLQAALKEKLGLFGES is encoded by the coding sequence ATGCCAAAATACGTTTATCCTGCGATCTTCGACCCCAACGAACTCGGCGGGTATACTGTCACGTTTCCGGACCTGCCCGGGTGCGTTACCGAGGGAGATACCCTCGAAGAAGCCCTCAAAATGGCGGCAGAAGCCATGGCTTTGCACCTATACGGCATGGAACGGGACGGAGATGAAATTCCCCCTCCATCCGATCCATCGAAGGTCCGGCTCCCCGAAGATGCGGACAAAGGCGCTTTTGTTACTCTCATCCAGGCTAGAACAGAACCGATCCGAGACGAGCTCATGAACCGGTCTGTCAAAAAGACGCTCACCATCCCGAAATGGCTTAACGACGAAGCCGAAAAAGAAGGTATTAACTTTTCTCAAGTACTCCAAGCAGCCCTTAAAGAAAAGCTCGGATTGTTCGGTGAATCGTAA
- a CDS encoding sulfate transporter subunit, with the protein MKPGIVRNAVMLSIIGAVLFASAGCGGKSASTSSQSSSPSSPSPAQSAGGSGAAKPPVELLNVSYDPTRELYEAYNKAFAQYWKNKTGQTVTIKQSHGGSGKQSRSVIDGLEADVVTLALGYDIDAIRAAGLINEGWQKRLPYNSTPYTSTIVFLVRKGNPKQIKDWPDLIKPGVQVITPNPKTSGGARWNYVAAWGYALKKNNNDENAAKAFVTELYKHVPVLDSGARGATTTFAERGLGDVLLAWENEAFLSLKEFGQDKFEIVVPSISVLAEPPVAVVDKVVDRKGTREVAQAYLEYLYSDEGQKIVAENFYRPRSEAVARQYENRFPKLELFTIDDPAFGGWQKTQEKHFNDGGLFDQIYQPAK; encoded by the coding sequence ATGAAGCCGGGTATCGTTCGCAACGCCGTCATGTTGTCGATCATCGGAGCCGTCCTGTTTGCGTCGGCGGGATGCGGCGGCAAGTCCGCGTCGACGTCGTCGCAATCTTCGTCGCCGTCGTCTCCGTCGCCGGCGCAGTCGGCGGGAGGAAGCGGCGCCGCGAAACCGCCGGTGGAGCTGCTCAACGTGTCGTACGACCCGACGCGCGAGCTGTACGAGGCGTACAACAAGGCGTTCGCGCAATATTGGAAAAACAAGACCGGCCAGACGGTGACGATCAAGCAGTCGCACGGCGGTTCGGGCAAACAGTCGCGTTCGGTGATCGACGGGCTGGAAGCCGACGTCGTGACGCTGGCGCTCGGTTACGACATCGACGCGATCCGTGCGGCGGGTCTGATCAACGAAGGCTGGCAGAAAAGACTGCCGTACAACAGCACGCCGTACACGTCGACGATCGTCTTCCTCGTGCGCAAGGGAAATCCGAAGCAGATCAAAGACTGGCCCGACCTGATCAAACCCGGCGTGCAGGTGATCACGCCCAATCCGAAAACGTCGGGCGGCGCGCGCTGGAATTACGTCGCGGCTTGGGGCTACGCGCTTAAGAAAAACAACAACGACGAGAACGCGGCGAAAGCGTTCGTGACCGAACTGTACAAACACGTGCCGGTGCTCGATTCCGGCGCGCGCGGCGCGACGACGACGTTCGCGGAACGCGGCCTCGGCGACGTCCTGCTCGCGTGGGAAAACGAGGCGTTTCTGTCGCTGAAGGAATTCGGCCAGGACAAATTCGAGATCGTCGTGCCGTCGATCAGCGTGCTCGCAGAACCGCCGGTCGCCGTCGTCGACAAAGTCGTCGACAGGAAGGGCACGCGCGAAGTCGCCCAGGCGTATCTGGAATACTTATACTCCGACGAAGGGCAAAAGATCGTCGCAGAAAACTTTTACCGGCCGCGGTCGGAAGCCGTCGCGCGTCAGTACGAAAACCGCTTTCCGAAGCTGGAGCTGTTCACGATCGACGATCCGGCGTTCGGCGGCTGGCAGAAGACGCAGGAAAAACATTTCAACGACGGCGGGCTGTTCGACCAGATTTATCAGCCGGCGAAATAA
- a CDS encoding sulfate ABC transporter permease subunit CysT yields the protein MSGWRRRRAKLGVLPGFGLSMGFTLFYLALIVLIPLSTVAVMALGMSWESFWRVATSERALAAYRLSFGAAFAAAAVNLVFGTAVAWLLVRYRFPGKRLLDAAVDLPFALPTAVAGISLTTLYSTKGWIGAALEPFGVKIAYTPLGVAMALVFVGFPFVVRSVQPVLEALGRESEEAAATLGASWLRTFFRVVLPELVPAALAGFVLALARGVGEYGSVIFIAGNMPMKTEIAPLLIMTRLEQFDYPGAAAIALVMLVLSFALLFAINVLQWKAAQRLRSV from the coding sequence GTGTCGGGATGGAGACGGCGGCGGGCGAAGCTGGGCGTTCTGCCCGGCTTCGGCCTGTCGATGGGATTTACCTTGTTTTATTTGGCGTTGATCGTGCTCATTCCGCTGTCGACAGTTGCGGTCATGGCGCTCGGCATGTCGTGGGAGTCGTTCTGGCGCGTCGCGACGTCGGAGCGCGCGCTTGCGGCGTATCGGCTCAGTTTCGGGGCGGCGTTCGCGGCCGCGGCGGTCAATCTGGTGTTCGGCACGGCGGTCGCGTGGCTGCTCGTCCGGTACCGGTTTCCGGGAAAACGGCTGCTCGACGCGGCCGTCGACCTGCCGTTCGCGCTGCCGACGGCGGTCGCCGGCATTTCGCTGACGACGCTGTATTCGACGAAAGGGTGGATCGGTGCGGCGCTGGAGCCGTTCGGCGTCAAGATCGCGTATACGCCGCTCGGCGTGGCGATGGCGCTCGTGTTCGTCGGGTTCCCGTTCGTCGTGCGCAGCGTGCAGCCGGTGCTGGAAGCGCTCGGGCGCGAATCGGAGGAAGCGGCAGCGACGCTCGGCGCATCGTGGCTCAGGACGTTTTTCCGCGTCGTGTTGCCGGAGCTGGTGCCGGCCGCATTGGCCGGGTTCGTGTTGGCGTTGGCGAGGGGGGTCGGCGAATACGGGTCGGTCATTTTTATCGCCGGCAACATGCCGATGAAAACGGAGATCGCGCCGCTTCTGATCATGACGCGGCTGGAGCAGTTCGATTATCCGGGGGCGGCCGCGATCGCGCTCGTCATGCTGGTGTTGTCGTTTGCGCTGTTGTTTGCGATTAACGTTCTGCAGTGGAAAGCGGCGCAAAGGCTGCGGAGCGTATAA
- a CDS encoding sulfate ABC transporter permease subunit CysW, whose translation MQEPRWFRAVLGVVTALFVAVVLVLPLATVFEQAFRKGVGVYLDALTEPDAVAAIRLTLVTAAIVLPFQLAFGLAASWALTRFRFPGKRLLVSMIDLPFAVSPVIAGLVFVLLFGSRGWFGPWLEQHDIRIVFAMPGIVLATMFVTVPFVARELVPVMQSLGTGEEEAAATLGAKGWTLFWRITLPNIRWALFYGAVLCAARAMGEFGAVSVVSGHIRGETNTIPLHVEILYNDYDFTASFAVASLLTLIGLATMAVKRMMEWGEARYAGRGEPSSEVVR comes from the coding sequence ATGCAGGAACCTCGCTGGTTTCGGGCGGTGCTCGGCGTCGTAACGGCGCTGTTCGTCGCCGTCGTGCTCGTGTTGCCGCTGGCGACGGTGTTCGAACAGGCGTTTCGGAAAGGGGTGGGAGTCTATCTGGACGCGCTGACCGAGCCCGACGCCGTGGCGGCGATTCGGCTGACGCTCGTGACGGCGGCGATCGTGCTGCCGTTCCAGCTCGCGTTCGGTCTGGCCGCGTCCTGGGCGCTGACGCGATTTCGTTTTCCTGGCAAAAGGCTGCTCGTTTCGATGATCGATCTGCCGTTCGCGGTGTCGCCGGTCATCGCCGGGCTCGTGTTCGTCTTGCTGTTCGGCTCCCGCGGTTGGTTCGGCCCTTGGTTGGAGCAGCACGACATCCGGATCGTGTTCGCGATGCCAGGCATTGTGCTGGCGACGATGTTCGTCACGGTTCCGTTCGTCGCCCGCGAACTCGTGCCGGTCATGCAGTCGCTCGGCACGGGGGAGGAAGAAGCGGCGGCGACGCTCGGGGCGAAGGGATGGACGCTGTTTTGGCGCATTACGTTGCCGAACATCCGGTGGGCGCTGTTTTACGGGGCCGTTTTGTGCGCGGCGCGGGCGATGGGGGAATTCGGCGCGGTATCGGTCGTTTCCGGGCACATTCGCGGGGAGACGAACACGATTCCGTTGCATGTGGAGATTTTGTACAACGATTACGATTTTACGGCGTCGTTCGCTGTTGCCTCGCTGCTGACGCTGATCGGCTTGGCGACGATGGCAGTGAAACGGATGATGGAATGGGGGGAGGCCCGGTATGCGGGTCGAGGTGAACCGTCTTCGGAAGTCGTTCGGTAA